Proteins found in one Drosophila innubila isolate TH190305 chromosome X, UK_Dinn_1.0, whole genome shotgun sequence genomic segment:
- the LOC117787410 gene encoding sushi, von Willebrand factor type A, EGF and pentraxin domain-containing protein 1, translating to MTFVKHLHIQFIMMLMMMMSLIIAGNCHVCGPPAVPLNAKVRTVNGETGISEAHYTCDPGYELFGSATIKCDARTGWERELPFCGVNVAYRKPVNQSSYTRSGPASYANDGKAGNKNPDGQECSETQKEPSPWWRVDLLTPQAVHVVRITTRGCCGHQPLQDLEIRVGNSSADLQRNPLCAWYPGTLDEGVVKTFTCARPLVGQYVAIQLVGVEGSLSLCEVETFTNDEFSVDRCLSPKIGVDTVVTTFSKTCYDFHITKGESFEKAQTICKQTGGDLVHDFRGATSQYILSELERRKSELKPQLVWIGAQKEPGITSRTWKWVNGELVVKPAWGKDQPNNYNGEQNCVVFDGGRNWLWNDVGCNLDYLHFICQHSPLSCGSPDAQLNTTVLGKKFTLGEKIQYECPTGHSLIGYAQRECKADGTWSGLAPSCKYVDCGKLPELKFGSIHLSEERTSYNVVAIYSCHENYTLIGNENRTCMQDGWSGKQPECLVDWCPDPQRITGGNVSFTDKRAGSTAIYTCEPGFVLVGEAITSCGLGGEWSSKTPSCRFVDCGAPVRPDRGISILVNGSTTVDSVVKYECDEDYWLDGPSELYCTRDGKWSGDAPICELVTCETPQVPAGSFVIGYDYNVHSKIKYNCDPGHVMHGSPVLECLDTGEWSSDAPFCEYIDCGSILSIPYGSIEYVSNTTYVGSEVIFSCTQSHKLSGVVKRKCLESGTWSDTLPKCEEIRCHEPMLPTHSLLSVTGNDRMYGRTLIRTAESIQNPAQTYKIGALAKYRCERGYKMVGEALATCTDNGQWSGIIPECVYVECGAPDNIINGKMTLATNVTYYGAAVLYECNANFKLNGVSRRLCTEHGNWSHEAPKCVEVVCESENLSENLIVDAGSRAVGSVATFKCSKGRTLLGNETRICQKNGKWSGKSPICIPVDCGRPLAIDNGRVIVVNDSTLYGGSAEYHCIPNYNRIGQYLRKCTEDGAWSGKQPQCKLATYEGQENSKLGTSVGIGATIIIALLVVVGLIFLYRNKARPVKNTENIQAAESKDERNASVMSYSTLEANNRMHMDSNPSATFNTFHGGGGAAGRGLNNNHNNIADGERVNDRSENIYDQIPNEQFYDAPYEMRTNDEVYEPEPVSSNVITINGISVR from the exons tttGTGGTCCTCCAGCGGTTCCTCTTAATGCAAAGGTACGCACAGTGAACGGTGAAACTGGAATATCGGAGGCTCATTACACATGTGATCCTGGCTATGAGCTATTTGGCTCGGCAACAATAAAGTGTGATGCACGCACCGGCTGGGAACGGGAACTACCATTCTGTGGCGTCAATGTAGCATACCGCAAGCCAGTTAATCAAAGCTCCTACACTCGCAGTGGCCCTGCTAGTTACGCAAATGATGGAAAAGCTGGTAATAAg AATCCGGATGGTCAGGAGTGCTCGGAAACACAAAAGGAGCCGTCACCTTGGTGGCGGGTGGACCTTTTGACACCACAGGCGGTTCATGTGGTCCGCATTACGACACGCGGCTGTTGTGGACATCAGCCACTGCAGGATCTAGAGATCCGTGTGGGCAACAGTAGTGCAGATCTTCAACGTAATCCGCTGTGTGCTTGGTACCCAGGTACACTAGACGAAGGCGTTGTGAAGACCTTCACGTGTGCAAGGCCGCTGGTTGGTCAGTACGTGGCCATTCAGTTGGTTGGGGTTGAAGGCAGCCTAAGCCTCTGCGAAGTGGAAACATTCACTAATGATGAATTTTCCGTTGATCGCTGCCTGAGCCCAAAAATTGGTGTTGATACCGTGGTGACGACATTTTCCAAAACATGTTACGACTTTCATATCACGAAAGGAGAAAGCTTCGAAAAAGCTCAAACCATTTGTAAGCAAACAG GCGGTGACTTGGTGCATGATTTTCGAGGCGCGACAAGTCAATATATATTGTCTGAATTGGAACGCCGAAAATCAGAACTAAAGCCCCAGTTAGTTTGGATTGGCGCACAAAAAGAACCCGGAATAACATCCCGCACTTGGAAGTGGGTGAATG GCGAACTTGTTGTGAAGCCAGCCTGGGGGAAGGATCAGCCAAATAATTACAATGGAGAGCAGAACTGCGTTGTCTTCGATGGTGGCCGAAATTGGCTCTGGAATGATGTGGGATGCAATCTGGATtatcttcattttatttgccaacACT cacCTTTATCCTGCGGCTCGCCAGATGCACAGCTCAACACAACTGTGTTGGGTAAAAAATTCACATTGGGCGAGAAAATACAGTACGAATGTCCAACGGGTCATTCGCTGATAGGCTACGCACAGCGTGAGTGCAAAGCCGATGGTACATGGAGCGGATTAGCGCCCAGCTGCAAAT ACGTTGACTGTGGAAAATTGCCCGAACTTAAATTCGGATCTATACACTTGTCAGAGGAACGTACTAGCTATAACGTTGTGGCTATTTATAGCTGTCATGAGAATTACACGCTTATTGGTAACGAAAACCGCACCTGCATGCAAGATGGCTGGAGTGGAAAGCAGCCAGAGTGTTTGGTGGACTGGTGTCCAGATCCTCAGCGCATCACCGGTGGTAATGTGAGCTTTACTGATAAACGAGCTGGTTCCACAGCTATATATACTTGTGAACCTGGGTTTGTACTAGTAGGCGAAGCG ATAACTTCATGTGGATTAGGTGGTGAGTGGTCTAGTAAAACGCCGTCTTGCAGGTTCGTCGATTGTGGCGCACCCGTTAGACCTGATCGGGGTATATCCATTCTTGTGAACGGCAGTACAACAGTCGATTCTGTGGTTAAGTATGAATGCGACGAAGATTACTGGCTTGACGGGCCATCGGAATTGTATTGTACTAGAGATGGTAAGTGGTCAGGGGATGCGCCCATCTGCGAACTGGTAACGTGTGAAACACCACAAGTTCCAGCTGGTTCCTTTGTCATTGGCTACGACTATAATGTccactcaaaaataaaatacaattgcgATCCTGGCCACGTTATGCACGGATCACCAGTTCTCGAATGTTTGGACACTGGTGAGTGGAGCTCCGATGCACCCTTCTGTGAAT ATATCGACTGTGGTTCCATATTGTCTATACCATATGGCAGCATTGAATACGTCTCCAACACAACTTACGTAGGCTCCGAGGTAATCTTTAGCTGTACACAATCACACAAGTTGAGTGGAGTGGTCAAACGGAAATGTCTGGAATCGGGTACCTGGAGCGATACACTACCCAAATGTGAAG aaATTCGCTGCCACGAGCCGATGTTGCCTACGCATAGCCTTTTGTCAGTCACGGGAAATGATCGCATGTATGGGCGCACTCTTATACGCACCGCAGAATCCATACAAAATCCGGCGCAAACGTACAA AATTGGAGCTCTGGCAAAATATCGTTGCGAACGTGGTTACAAAATGGTTGGCGAGGCATTGGCCACCTGCACGGATAATGGCCAATGGAGCGGCATTATACCTGAGTGTGTAT atgtcGAGTGTGGTGCGCCAGATAACATAATCAATGGTAAAATGACGCTAGCCACAAATGTAACCTACTATGGAGCCGCTGTGCTGTATGAATGTAATGCTAATTTTAAACTCAATGGCGTCTCGCGACGTTTGTGTACAGAGCACGGCAACTGGAGCCACGAAGCACCAAAGTGTGTGGAGGTCGTTTGCGAATCAGAAAATCTGagtgaaaatttaattgtggATGCGGGATCTCGCGCTGTTGGCTCAGTAGCTACCTTTAAGTGTTCTAAAGGGCGCACCTTACTTGGAAATGAGACACGTATTTGTCAAAAGAATGGCAAGTGGTCGGGAAAAAGCCCAATATGCATAC CCGTTGACTGTGGGCGACCGTTGGCCATCGACAATGGTCGTGTAATTGTTGTAAATGACTCCACCCTATACGGCGGATCTGCTGAATATCACTGTATTCCCAACTACAATCGCATTGGTCAATATTTGCGAAAATGCACCGAGGACGGTGCCTGGAGCGGTAAACAGCCCCAATGTAAGCTGGCTACCTATGAGGGGCAGGAAAACTCAAAACTAGGAACAAGCGTTGGCATCGGTGCCACTATTATTATAGCGCTCCTTGTCGTCGTTGGacttattttcttatatcGGAACAAAGCAAGGCCGGTCAAGAATACGGAAAACATCCAGGCAGCTGAATCAAAGGATGAACGCAATGCTTCTGTAATGTCCTATTCAACGCTCGAGGCAAATAATCGCATGCATATGGACAGTAATCCATCAGCAACATTCAATACATTTcacggaggaggaggagcagcggGTCGAGGCCTTAATAACAACCACAATAACATTGCTGATGGCGAACGAGTTAACGATCGCTCAG aaaacatTTACGACCAAATCCCAAATGAACAGTTTTACGATGCACCCTACGAGATGCGTACAAATGATGAGGTGTATGAACCTGAGCCCGTATCCAGTAATGTGATCACAATAAATGGCATCTCAGTGCGATAA